A genomic window from Micromonospora violae includes:
- a CDS encoding ATP-binding protein, which translates to MMATVKLSFSPAPVHVRTARLVGVAVARRAGVREDLLDEVRLAIGEACTRAVALHRQYGLADPVLVEMSDGGSYAVRVVDRAPIEAGIGLTALPPDELANESLTDEALTTGVGFALLAGFVEDLQVRPVDEGIGTEVRMVWPVGR; encoded by the coding sequence CACGTGCGCACCGCCCGCCTGGTCGGCGTCGCCGTCGCCCGGCGGGCCGGGGTCCGGGAGGACCTGCTGGACGAGGTGCGCCTGGCCATCGGTGAGGCGTGCACGCGCGCGGTGGCCCTGCACCGGCAGTACGGCCTGGCCGATCCGGTGCTGGTGGAGATGTCCGACGGTGGTTCGTACGCCGTGCGGGTGGTGGACCGGGCGCCGATCGAGGCGGGCATCGGCCTGACCGCGCTGCCGCCGGACGAGCTGGCCAACGAGTCGCTGACCGATGAAGCGCTGACCACCGGTGTCGGCTTCGCGCTGCTCGCCGGTTTCGTCGAGGACCTTCAGGTGCGCCCGGTCGATGAGGGCATCGGCACCGAGGTGCGGATGGTGTGGCCGGTCGGCCGCTGA
- a CDS encoding sodium-translocating pyrophosphatase — protein MSETLAADGGGLSLTGSNVTYVVIAAVVALVALGFAATLTKTVLAAGKGTDKMQEISGAVQEGASAYLLRQFRTLAIFVVVAVVLLFLLPVHDTDGNELAVKIGRSLFFVVGALFSAFIGGAGMWLATRANLRVAAAARERAGGREAAMKIAFRTGGVVGFLTVGLGLFGAALVVLVYRGDAPTVLEGFGFGAALLAMFMRVGGGIFTKAADVGADLVGKVEQGIPEDDPRNAATIADNVGDNVGDCAGMAADLFESYAVTLVAALILGRAAFGQEGLVFPLIISTIGVLIAIVGVFITRLRASDRNGLTAINRAFYLSAVLSAVLVAIAAYAYLPATFAELDGGLGFTDRDPRIVAIGAVVIGIVLAAAIQALTGYFTETNRRPVQDIGKSSQTGAATVILAGISIGLESAVYSALLIGAGVFGAFLLGGSSITLSLFAVALAGTGLLTTVGVIVAMDTFGPISDNAQGIAEMSGDIDEQGARTLTELDAVGNTTKAITKGIAIATAVLAATALFGSYTDTLSTAYASAGVQDVGSEILNSLNVANPRNLVGLIIGAAVVFLFSGLAINAVSRSAGAVVMEVRRQFRELPGIMDGTQRPEYGKVVDICTRDAQRELMTPGLLAIMAPIAVGFGLGPGALAAYLAGAIGAGTLMAVFLSNSGGAWDNAKKLVEDGAYGGKGSEAHSATVIGDTVGDPFKDTAGPAINPLIKVMNLVSLLIAPAVVAWSVGDDRNVGLRVGIALVATLVIVASVLFSKRKGIAMSDSDADGNTGAGSADHRPETVNA, from the coding sequence ATGTCCGAGACCTTGGCCGCAGACGGCGGCGGGCTTTCCCTTACCGGAAGCAATGTCACCTACGTCGTCATCGCCGCGGTTGTCGCGCTGGTGGCGCTCGGTTTCGCGGCCACCCTGACAAAAACGGTGCTGGCCGCTGGTAAGGGCACCGACAAAATGCAGGAGATCTCGGGGGCGGTCCAGGAGGGCGCCTCGGCCTACCTGCTCCGTCAATTCCGCACCCTGGCGATCTTCGTCGTCGTCGCCGTGGTGCTGCTCTTCCTGCTTCCGGTGCACGACACCGACGGCAACGAGCTCGCCGTGAAGATCGGCCGCTCACTCTTCTTCGTGGTGGGCGCCCTGTTCAGCGCGTTCATCGGCGGGGCGGGCATGTGGCTGGCCACACGGGCCAACCTGCGGGTAGCCGCCGCCGCACGGGAGCGAGCCGGTGGCCGCGAGGCGGCCATGAAGATCGCCTTCCGGACCGGCGGCGTCGTCGGCTTCCTCACCGTCGGCCTCGGCCTCTTCGGTGCGGCGCTGGTCGTCCTCGTCTACCGGGGTGACGCGCCCACCGTGCTGGAGGGCTTCGGCTTCGGTGCCGCGCTGCTCGCGATGTTCATGCGGGTCGGCGGCGGCATCTTCACCAAGGCCGCCGACGTCGGCGCCGACCTGGTCGGCAAGGTCGAGCAGGGCATCCCCGAGGACGACCCGCGCAACGCCGCCACCATCGCGGACAACGTGGGCGACAACGTCGGTGACTGCGCCGGCATGGCCGCCGACCTGTTCGAGTCGTACGCGGTCACGCTGGTCGCCGCGCTGATCCTCGGCCGTGCCGCCTTCGGTCAGGAAGGCCTGGTCTTCCCGCTGATCATCTCCACCATCGGCGTGTTGATCGCGATCGTCGGCGTCTTCATCACGCGGCTGCGCGCGTCCGACCGCAACGGCCTGACCGCGATCAACCGGGCGTTCTATCTCTCGGCGGTGCTCTCCGCGGTGCTGGTGGCGATCGCCGCCTACGCCTACCTGCCGGCGACCTTCGCCGAGCTGGACGGCGGCCTCGGCTTCACCGACCGTGACCCGCGGATCGTGGCCATCGGCGCGGTGGTGATCGGCATCGTGCTGGCCGCCGCGATCCAGGCGCTGACCGGCTACTTCACCGAGACCAACCGGCGGCCGGTGCAGGACATCGGCAAGAGCTCGCAGACCGGCGCGGCGACCGTGATCCTCGCGGGTATCAGCATCGGTCTGGAGTCGGCGGTCTACTCGGCGCTGCTGATCGGCGCCGGCGTCTTCGGTGCCTTCCTCCTCGGCGGCAGCTCCATCACGCTGTCGCTGTTCGCGGTGGCGCTGGCCGGTACCGGCCTGCTCACCACGGTCGGCGTGATCGTCGCGATGGACACCTTCGGGCCGATCTCCGACAACGCCCAGGGCATCGCCGAGATGTCGGGCGACATCGACGAGCAGGGCGCCCGCACGCTGACCGAGCTGGACGCGGTCGGCAACACCACCAAGGCGATCACCAAGGGCATCGCGATCGCCACGGCGGTACTCGCGGCGACCGCGTTGTTCGGCTCGTACACCGACACGCTCAGCACGGCGTACGCCAGCGCGGGTGTGCAGGATGTCGGCTCCGAGATCCTCAACTCGCTGAACGTGGCGAACCCGCGCAACCTGGTCGGCCTGATCATCGGTGCGGCGGTGGTCTTCCTCTTCTCCGGGCTGGCCATCAACGCGGTGTCCCGTTCGGCTGGTGCCGTGGTGATGGAGGTCCGTCGGCAGTTCCGTGAACTGCCCGGCATCATGGACGGCACGCAGCGCCCGGAGTACGGCAAGGTCGTCGACATCTGCACCCGGGACGCGCAGCGCGAGTTGATGACCCCCGGCCTGCTCGCCATCATGGCGCCGATCGCGGTCGGCTTCGGCCTCGGGCCCGGCGCGCTCGCGGCGTACCTGGCCGGTGCGATCGGTGCCGGCACCCTGATGGCGGTGTTCCTGTCCAACTCCGGTGGAGCCTGGGACAACGCCAAGAAGTTGGTCGAGGACGGCGCGTACGGCGGCAAGGGCTCCGAGGCGCACTCCGCCACGGTCATCGGCGACACCGTCGGCGACCCGTTCAAGGACACCGCCGGCCCGGCGATCAACCCGCTGATCAAGGTGATGAACCTGGTCTCGCTGCTGATCGCGCCCGCCGTGGTGGCCTGGAGCGTCGGCGACGACCGCAATGTCGGCCTGCGGGTCGGCATCGCGCTGGTCGCGACGCTGGTCATCGTGGCGTCGGTGTTGTTCAGCAAGCGCAAGGGCATCGCGATGTCCGACTCGGACGCTGATGGCAACACCGGCGCGGGCAGCGCCGATCACCGTCCGGAGACGGTCAACGCCTGA